Proteins from one Gasterosteus aculeatus chromosome 11, fGasAcu3.hap1.1, whole genome shotgun sequence genomic window:
- the arhgap23a gene encoding rho GTPase-activating protein 23 isoform X7, whose protein sequence is MNGVAFCLVGIPPYPENHGKGRRDGLSSAGDNPRPPMATRPGREGVGVGWKGPRTLVLHKNSLGFGFTLRHFIVYPPESALHTNLKDEENGNAKGYQKGRLEPMDTIFVKSVREKGPAHQAGLCTGDRLVKVNGESVLGKTYSQVIALIQNSESVLELSIMPKDEDVLQLVSAYSQDAYLTGNEPYAGGAEYLPPPPPLCYPPTKATTPAGAPSPGSMCQNQLDNWGRWPSSSSPSSPLDNRSAVGSPASWQEGRAGEPGGVGHSSPAHRTEEIQYGMTSQQPQGQTRGRSYSSSSSSGGPLPSPLQVHYSNHHAASSSHAQPRKSGSARTGPPQPQVSHGHTERRQQALSEWYHNQAPERSGRNMQSRHRSFSQDRLSDSRRQQQQRSGGWPHSASQDTLLLLQQSGPGPQGEPYWSYGDWEGAPGRATNYTRTRSENLLAQYGGHGRSLETLDRAAAGLVSPHFERPSWPQQAPQPPPRTDAHPRQGNHYGAAQAPPMPRHTPSHSKHHPQTQTQAHHQAQSQQVAPQSRRLPTGQSMDDQPVGYRSYSPSFYRKTGRIMQQAHSFRDPSYSGPHMNWNPTPKTSPPEGTASPLAASAASHLASSTPESQDKAYRPTNHERERGPVEGQAEAAAAAQTQEVVLRQKPPTGRRNAHGMRHPHYALPMDGLEPSLFSPDPQDAATAPGAPRKPNGNLAPLPIEDDSLASIPFIDEPTSPGADLRARHVPASSVVSSGMNSAPAVVTGPASPTFTFPLTRLFSQDCSSIKPGRRSSYLLAIPTERSKSCDEGLNTFREEGRVFTRLPKRVKSFFTDGSLDNLGTAEEVRSKRHSTSELGNITYSDVLREGWLHFKQILTEKGKKVGSGMRPWKRVFSVLRSNSLFLYKDKREAVLRGAAVGGAAEDEQPISIRGCLVDIAYSETKRKHALRLTTQDFCEYLLQAEDREDMLDWIKVIRENSKTDSEELGLSRQALINKRLNDYRKQSPTGSKPDSSPRMSRMKPPFLQAKMENATGAPRSPKQEGKDESAPPKSPWGINIMKKTKKAGPKAFGVRLEDCQPGVINKFIPLIVEICCGLVEDMGLEYTGIYRVPGNNAMVSALQDQLNKGCDINPAEEKWQDLNVVSSLLKSFFRKLPEPLFTNDKYNDFIDANRMDSTSDRLKTMKKLIRDLPDYYYHTLKFLVVHLKTVADSSDKNKMEPRNLALVFGPTLVRTSEDNMKDMVTHMPDRYKIVETLIQHCNWFFTEEQDKDEKTPVDTQDVQPAPNIDHLLPNIGRTGEASDSTNSDSAKSKGSWGSKKDLSPKDFLTLSIMSAVTGRKRRKHARRFGSSTDDDSEHEPIKAGHVGAEEEEEEEAGSPLGDTAPRAEGEEDEDEEEEEDEEVVDSGAKEEMQADIPGRPRREDEEEGGEEEAGGRPPAALLREEEARVEVKAPAWKAPEDARSIVSGYSTLSTLGRSLGSEGRGGDADDEHSELVSETDNESGFASRSLTQERPDKHPAASDKHPAAPANAQAAPRSFLYTRYKSPVPSPGNLLATPAAPTPEAADRGEGGARSVTPTSSSSSATTHRLHSRPSFNSHKLIQCDTLARKKLKSEKGKARSPDLPELSGADGAVPGARGAPKGRRESSRTNPSSGSSQESLARPKPSLPPSEAASFAPSGPGGRSLAEHVRARLMGSADDLRIVGLRKPLSPETRRKRRAWRRHTVVASPTEVSDKRPQLTVSDFPLSPITQSQVKTAGPPRESDGLDQGPAARHSSTSRFHQYL, encoded by the exons GATGAGGAGAACGGTAACGCTAAGG GGTACCAGAAAGGTCGACTGGAGCCGATGGACACCATATTTGTGAAGAGTGTGAGGGAAAAAGGGCCGGCCCATCAGGCGGGCTTGTGCACAG GGGATCGGCTGGTGAAAGTGAACGGAGAGAGTGTTCTGGGAAAGACGTACTCGCAGGTGATAGCCCTCATTCAGAACAG TGAAAGTGTGTTGGAACTCTCCATTATGCCAAAGGATGAAGACGTGCTTCAGTTGGTAAGT gCGTACTCCCAGGATGCCTACCTGACGGGCAACGAGCCCTACGCAGGGGGAGCCGAGTACCTCCCACCACCGCCTCCCCTCTGTTACCCGCCCACCAAGGCCACGACCCCGGCTGGAGCCCCCTCGCCTGGCTCCATGTGCCAGAACCAGCTGGATAATTGGGGTCGCTGGCCAAGCTCTTCCAGCCCCTCTTCGCCCCTGGACAACCGCTCCGCCGTGGGCAGCCCCGCCAGCTGGCAGGAAGGACGGGCAGGAGAGCCGGGCGGCGTGGGTCACAGCAGCCCGGCCCACCGCACGGAGGAGATCCAGTACGGCATGACCAGCCAGCAGCCTCAGGGGCAGACCAGGGGCCGCTCCTACTCTTCGTCGTCCTCGTCAGGAGGCCCTTTGCCCAGCCCGCTGCAAGTCCACTACTCAAACCACCACGCCGCCAGCTCCTCCCACGCTCAGCCGCGCAAGTCCGGCTCGGCCCGGACCGGTCCCCCCCAGCCCCAGGTCAGCCATGGCCACACCGAGCGCCGCCAGCAGGCCCTCTCCGAGTGGTACCACAACCAGGCCCCCGAGCGCTCAGGCCGCAACATGCAGAGCCGCCACCGCAGCTTCTCTCAGGACCGGCTCAGTGATtcgaggaggcagcagcagcagcggtcgGGCGGGTGGCCGCACAGCGCCTCCCAGGACACGCTGCTGTTACTGCAGCAGTCGGGACCGGGGCCGCAGGGAGAGCCCTACTGGTCGTACGGAGATTGGGAGGGGGCCCCGGGCAGGGCCACTAACTACACCCGAACGCGCTCCGAAAACCTGCTGGCGCAGTACGGTGGCCACGGCCGCTCGTTGGAGACGCTGGACCGAGCGGCAGCCGGACTGGTCTCGCCTCATTTCGAGAGGCCCTCGTGGCCCCAGCAGGCTCCGCAGCCGCCCCCCAGGACTGACGCCCACCCGAGGCAGGGGAACCATTACGGTGCGGCGCAAGCTCCCCCGATGCCCCGACACACACCGTCGCATTCTAAACACCACCCCCAGACTCAAACCCAGGCCCACCACCAGGCTCAGTCCCAGCAGGTGGCCCCGCAGAGCAGGCGGCTCCCGACTGGGCAGAGCATGGACGACCAGCCGGTGGGCTACCGCAGCTACAGCCCCTCTTTTTACCGCAAGACGGGTCGCATCATGCAGCAAGCGCACTCTTTCAGGGACCCTTCGTACTCCGGCCCTCACATGAACTGGAACCCAACGCCTAAGACGAGCCCACCAGAAGGCACCGCGTCCCCCCTCGCCGCCTCTGCCGCGTCCCACCTCGCCTCTTCCACCCCCGAATCCCAGGACAAAGCGTACCGGCCGACGAACCACGAGAGGGAACGAGGGCCGGTGGAGGGGCaagcggaggcggcggcggcggcacaaACCCAGGAAGTGGTGCTGAGGCAGAAACCCCCCACCGGGCGAAGGAACGCCCACGGCATGCGTCACCCCCACTACGCGCTGCCCATGGACGGGCTAGAACCCTCTTTGTTTTCGCCTGACCCCCAGGACGCGGCTACGGCCCCGGGAGCCCCACGGAAACCCAATGGCaacctcgcccccctccccatagAGGACGACTCCCTGGCCTCGATCCCCTTCATAG ATGAGCCGACCAGCCCAGGTGCTGATTTGCGCGCCCGCCACGTGCCGGCGTCCTCCGTGGTGTCCAGCGGCATGAACTCGGCGCCCGCCGTGGTCACCGGCCCCGCCTCCCCCACATTCACCTTCCCCCTTACTAGACTCTTCTCGCAGGACTGca GCAGTATTAAACCCGGTCGCCGTTCCTCCTATCTTCTAGCCATCCCCACCGAGCGCTCCAAGTCGTGTGACGAAGGACTCAACACGTTCAGAGAGGAAGGACGAGTCTTCAC GAGGCTACCAAAGAGAGTGAAGAGTTTCTTCACAGATGGG TCTCTGGACAACCTCGGTACAGCGGAGGAGGTTAGATCCAAACGCCACTCCACCTCAGAGCTGGGAAACATAACGTACAGCGATGTGCTGCGGGAAGGATGGCTGCACTTCAAACAAATCCTCACGGAGAAGGGCAAG AAGGTGGGCAGCGGAATGCGTCCGTGGAAGCGAGTCTTTTCCGTGCTGCGCTCCAATTCGCTGTTCCTCTACAAGGACAAGAGGGAGGCGGTGCTCCGCGGGGCCGCGGTCGGGGGCGCGGCCGAGGACGAGCAGCCCATCAGCATCCGGGGCTGCCTGGTGGACATCGCGTACAGCGAGACCAAGCGAAAGCACGCCCTGCGCCTCACCACCCAGGACTTCTGTGAGTACCTGCTTCAGGCCGAGGACCGGGAGGACATGCTGGACTGGATAAAGGTCATAAGGGAGAACAGCAAGACTGACAGCGAG GAGCTCGGTTTATCCAGACAGGCCCTGATCAATAAGAGGCTGAATGATTACAGGAAGCAGAG TCCGACGGGCAGCAAGCCCGACTCCTCTCCCAGGATGTCCCGCATGAAGCCGCCCTTCCTGCAGGCCAAGATGGAAAACGCCACGGGGGCACCACGTTCCCCCAAACAGGAGGGCAAAG ATGAGAGCGCCCCCCCGAAGTCCCCGTGGGGAATCAACATCatgaagaagacaaagaaggCCGGGCCCAAAGCTTTCGGCGTGCGGCTGGAGGATTGCCAGCCGGGCGTGATAAACAAG TTCATCCCGTTGATCGTGGAGATCTGCTGCGGCCTGGTGGAGGACATGGGTCTGGAGTACACAGGAATATACCGGGTCCCGGGGAACAACGCCATGGTGTCGGCGCTCCAGGATCAGCTCAACAAGGGATGCGACATCAACCCCGCAGAGGAA AAGTGGCAAGACCTCAACGTCGTCAGCAGTCTACTCAAATCCTTCTTCAGGAAACTTCCAGAGCCGCTCTTCACTAACG ACAAGTACAACGACTTCATCGACGCCAACCGGATGGACAGCACATCAGACAGACTGAAGACCATGAAGAAACTG ATCCGAGACCTCCCAGATTATTATTACCACACTCTGAAGTTCCTGGTTGTTCACCTGAAGACCGTAGCCGACAGCTCGGATAAAAACAAG aTGGAGCCCCGTAACCTGGCTCTGGTGTTCGGGCCGACTCTGGTTCGGACGTCTGAAGACAACATGAAAGATATGGTCACGCACATGCCCGACCGCTACAAGATAGTTGAGACGCTCATCCAACAT TGCAACTGGTTTTTCACTGAAGAGCAAGACAAGGACGAAAAG ACGCCGGTGGACACGCAGGACGTGCAGCCCGCCCCCAACATCGACCACCTGCTGCCCAACATCGGCAGGACCGGGGAGGCCTCAG ACTCAACCAACAGTGACTCGGCTAAATCAAAG GGCTCTTGGGGGTCAAAGAAGGACCTTTCACCCAAAGACTTCTTGACTCTGTCCATCATGTCGGCCGTTACGGGCCGCAAACGCAGGAAGCACGCCCGCCGCTTTGGTAGCAGCACCGATGACGACTCCGAGCACGAGCCAATCAAAGCCGGACATGtaggggcggaggaggaggaggaggaggaggcgggctcCCCTTTGGGAGACACTGCCCCCCGagcggagggagaggaggacgaggatgaagaagaagaggaagacgaggaagtTGTTGACAGCGGAGCGAAAGAGGAGATGCAGGCGGATATTCCCGGCCGGCCGCGCcgtgaagacgaggaggagggaggcgaggaggaggcaggaggaagaCCACCAGCCGCGTTGTTGCGCGAGGAGGAGGCgcgggtggaggtgaaggcTCCGGCGTGGAAAGCCCCGGAGGACGCTCGCTCCATCGTCTCCGGTTACTCCACGCTCTCCACGTTGGGCCGCAGCCTGGGGTCGGAGGGCAGGGGGGGCGACGCCGACGACGAGCACAGCGAGCTGGTGAGCGAGACGGACAACGAGAGCGGCTTCGCCTCGCGCTCCCTCACCCAGGAGAGGCCCGACAAGCACCCGGCGGCGTCCGACAAGCACCCGGCGGCGCCCGCCAACGCCCAGGCGGCCCCGCGCAGCTTCCTCTACACGCGCTACAaatcccccgtcccctcccccgGCAACCTGCTCGCCACGCCGGCCGCGCCCACGCCGGAGGCGGCGGATCGGGGCGAGGGAGGGGCGCGGTCGGTCACTCCcacgtcgtcgtcctcctccgccaCAACTCACAGGCTGCACTCCAGGCCGTCCTTCAACTCCCACAAGCTGATCCAGTGCGACACTCTGGCCCGGAAGAAGCTGAAGTCGGAGAAGGGCAAGGCGCGCTCCCCGGACCTGCCGGAGCTGTCCGGCGCCGACGGGGCCGTCCCCGGGGCCCGCGGCGCCCccaaagggaggagggagagctcTAGGACCAACCCCTCCTCGGGCAGCAGCCAGGAGAGCCTGGCCCGGCCCAAGCCCTCGCTGCCGCCCAGCGAGGCCGCCTCCTTCGCCCCGAGCGGCCCCGGCGGCCGGTCCCTGGCGGAGCACGTCCGGGCCCGCCTGATGGGCTCGGCCGACGACCTGCGCATCGTGGGACTGCGGAAGCCTCTGTCCCCGGAGACGCGCAGGAAGAGACGGGCCTGGCGCAGACACACCGTGGTGGCCTCGCCGACGGAGGTCTCTGACAAGAGACCCCAGCTGACTGTCAGCGacttccccctctcccccatcaCTCAGAGCCAGGTGAAAACTGCGGGGCCGCCGCGGGAGTCCGACGGGCTCGACCAAGGACCGGCGGCACGCCACTCGTCCACCTCGAGATTCCACCAGTATCTGTGA
- the arhgap23a gene encoding rho GTPase-activating protein 23 isoform X15, whose translation MDQGKGRRDGLSSAGDNPRPPMATRPGREGVGVGWKGPRTLVLHKNSLGFGFTLRHFIVYPPESALHTNLKDEENGNAKGYQKGRLEPMDTIFVKSVREKGPAHQAGLCTGDRLVKVNGESVLGKTYSQVIALIQNSESVLELSIMPKDEDVLQLAYSQDAYLTGNEPYAGGAEYLPPPPPLCYPPTKATTPAGAPSPGSMCQNQLDNWGRWPSSSSPSSPLDNRSAVGSPASWQEGRAGEPGGVGHSSPAHRTEEIQYGMTSQQPQGQTRGRSYSSSSSSGGPLPSPLQVHYSNHHAASSSHAQPRKSGSARTGPPQPQVSHGHTERRQQALSEWYHNQAPERSGRNMQSRHRSFSQDRLSDSRRQQQQRSGGWPHSASQDTLLLLQQSGPGPQGEPYWSYGDWEGAPGRATNYTRTRSENLLAQYGGHGRSLETLDRAAAGLVSPHFERPSWPQQAPQPPPRTDAHPRQGNHYGAAQAPPMPRHTPSHSKHHPQTQTQAHHQAQSQQVAPQSRRLPTGQSMDDQPVGYRSYSPSFYRKTGRIMQQAHSFRDPSYSGPHMNWNPTPKTSPPEGTASPLAASAASHLASSTPESQDKAYRPTNHERERGPVEGQAEAAAAAQTQEVVLRQKPPTGRRNAHGMRHPHYALPMDGLEPSLFSPDPQDAATAPGAPRKPNGNLAPLPIEDDSLASIPFIAIPTERSKSCDEGLNTFREEGRVFTRLPKRVKSFFTDGSLDNLGTAEEVRSKRHSTSELGNITYSDVLREGWLHFKQILTEKGKKVGSGMRPWKRVFSVLRSNSLFLYKDKREAVLRGAAVGGAAEDEQPISIRGCLVDIAYSETKRKHALRLTTQDFCEYLLQAEDREDMLDWIKVIRENSKTDSEELGLSRQALINKRLNDYRKQSPTGSKPDSSPRMSRMKPPFLQAKMENATGAPRSPKQEGKDESAPPKSPWGINIMKKTKKAGPKAFGVRLEDCQPGVINKFIPLIVEICCGLVEDMGLEYTGIYRVPGNNAMVSALQDQLNKGCDINPAEEKWQDLNVVSSLLKSFFRKLPEPLFTNDKYNDFIDANRMDSTSDRLKTMKKLIRDLPDYYYHTLKFLVVHLKTVADSSDKNKMEPRNLALVFGPTLVRTSEDNMKDMVTHMPDRYKIVETLIQHCNWFFTEEQDKDEKTPVDTQDVQPAPNIDHLLPNIGRTGEASDSTNSDSAKSKGSWGSKKDLSPKDFLTLSIMSAVTGRKRRKHARRFGSSTDDDSEHEPIKAGHVGAEEEEEEEAGSPLGDTAPRAEGEEDEDEEEEEDEEVVDSGAKEEMQADIPGRPRREDEEEGGEEEAGGRPPAALLREEEARVEVKAPAWKAPEDARSIVSGYSTLSTLGRSLGSEGRGGDADDEHSELVSETDNESGFASRSLTQERPDKHPAASDKHPAAPANAQAAPRSFLYTRYKSPVPSPGNLLATPAAPTPEAADRGEGGARSVTPTSSSSSATTHRLHSRPSFNSHKLIQCDTLARKKLKSEKGKARSPDLPELSGADGAVPGARGAPKGRRESSRTNPSSGSSQESLARPKPSLPPSEAASFAPSGPGGRSLAEHVRARLMGSADDLRIVGLRKPLSPETRRKRRAWRRHTVVASPTEVSDKRPQLTVSDFPLSPITQSQVKTAGPPRESDGLDQGPAARHSSTSRFHQYL comes from the exons GATGAGGAGAACGGTAACGCTAAGG GGTACCAGAAAGGTCGACTGGAGCCGATGGACACCATATTTGTGAAGAGTGTGAGGGAAAAAGGGCCGGCCCATCAGGCGGGCTTGTGCACAG GGGATCGGCTGGTGAAAGTGAACGGAGAGAGTGTTCTGGGAAAGACGTACTCGCAGGTGATAGCCCTCATTCAGAACAG TGAAAGTGTGTTGGAACTCTCCATTATGCCAAAGGATGAAGACGTGCTTCAGTTG gCGTACTCCCAGGATGCCTACCTGACGGGCAACGAGCCCTACGCAGGGGGAGCCGAGTACCTCCCACCACCGCCTCCCCTCTGTTACCCGCCCACCAAGGCCACGACCCCGGCTGGAGCCCCCTCGCCTGGCTCCATGTGCCAGAACCAGCTGGATAATTGGGGTCGCTGGCCAAGCTCTTCCAGCCCCTCTTCGCCCCTGGACAACCGCTCCGCCGTGGGCAGCCCCGCCAGCTGGCAGGAAGGACGGGCAGGAGAGCCGGGCGGCGTGGGTCACAGCAGCCCGGCCCACCGCACGGAGGAGATCCAGTACGGCATGACCAGCCAGCAGCCTCAGGGGCAGACCAGGGGCCGCTCCTACTCTTCGTCGTCCTCGTCAGGAGGCCCTTTGCCCAGCCCGCTGCAAGTCCACTACTCAAACCACCACGCCGCCAGCTCCTCCCACGCTCAGCCGCGCAAGTCCGGCTCGGCCCGGACCGGTCCCCCCCAGCCCCAGGTCAGCCATGGCCACACCGAGCGCCGCCAGCAGGCCCTCTCCGAGTGGTACCACAACCAGGCCCCCGAGCGCTCAGGCCGCAACATGCAGAGCCGCCACCGCAGCTTCTCTCAGGACCGGCTCAGTGATtcgaggaggcagcagcagcagcggtcgGGCGGGTGGCCGCACAGCGCCTCCCAGGACACGCTGCTGTTACTGCAGCAGTCGGGACCGGGGCCGCAGGGAGAGCCCTACTGGTCGTACGGAGATTGGGAGGGGGCCCCGGGCAGGGCCACTAACTACACCCGAACGCGCTCCGAAAACCTGCTGGCGCAGTACGGTGGCCACGGCCGCTCGTTGGAGACGCTGGACCGAGCGGCAGCCGGACTGGTCTCGCCTCATTTCGAGAGGCCCTCGTGGCCCCAGCAGGCTCCGCAGCCGCCCCCCAGGACTGACGCCCACCCGAGGCAGGGGAACCATTACGGTGCGGCGCAAGCTCCCCCGATGCCCCGACACACACCGTCGCATTCTAAACACCACCCCCAGACTCAAACCCAGGCCCACCACCAGGCTCAGTCCCAGCAGGTGGCCCCGCAGAGCAGGCGGCTCCCGACTGGGCAGAGCATGGACGACCAGCCGGTGGGCTACCGCAGCTACAGCCCCTCTTTTTACCGCAAGACGGGTCGCATCATGCAGCAAGCGCACTCTTTCAGGGACCCTTCGTACTCCGGCCCTCACATGAACTGGAACCCAACGCCTAAGACGAGCCCACCAGAAGGCACCGCGTCCCCCCTCGCCGCCTCTGCCGCGTCCCACCTCGCCTCTTCCACCCCCGAATCCCAGGACAAAGCGTACCGGCCGACGAACCACGAGAGGGAACGAGGGCCGGTGGAGGGGCaagcggaggcggcggcggcggcacaaACCCAGGAAGTGGTGCTGAGGCAGAAACCCCCCACCGGGCGAAGGAACGCCCACGGCATGCGTCACCCCCACTACGCGCTGCCCATGGACGGGCTAGAACCCTCTTTGTTTTCGCCTGACCCCCAGGACGCGGCTACGGCCCCGGGAGCCCCACGGAAACCCAATGGCaacctcgcccccctccccatagAGGACGACTCCCTGGCCTCGATCCCCTTCATAG CCATCCCCACCGAGCGCTCCAAGTCGTGTGACGAAGGACTCAACACGTTCAGAGAGGAAGGACGAGTCTTCAC GAGGCTACCAAAGAGAGTGAAGAGTTTCTTCACAGATGGG TCTCTGGACAACCTCGGTACAGCGGAGGAGGTTAGATCCAAACGCCACTCCACCTCAGAGCTGGGAAACATAACGTACAGCGATGTGCTGCGGGAAGGATGGCTGCACTTCAAACAAATCCTCACGGAGAAGGGCAAG AAGGTGGGCAGCGGAATGCGTCCGTGGAAGCGAGTCTTTTCCGTGCTGCGCTCCAATTCGCTGTTCCTCTACAAGGACAAGAGGGAGGCGGTGCTCCGCGGGGCCGCGGTCGGGGGCGCGGCCGAGGACGAGCAGCCCATCAGCATCCGGGGCTGCCTGGTGGACATCGCGTACAGCGAGACCAAGCGAAAGCACGCCCTGCGCCTCACCACCCAGGACTTCTGTGAGTACCTGCTTCAGGCCGAGGACCGGGAGGACATGCTGGACTGGATAAAGGTCATAAGGGAGAACAGCAAGACTGACAGCGAG GAGCTCGGTTTATCCAGACAGGCCCTGATCAATAAGAGGCTGAATGATTACAGGAAGCAGAG TCCGACGGGCAGCAAGCCCGACTCCTCTCCCAGGATGTCCCGCATGAAGCCGCCCTTCCTGCAGGCCAAGATGGAAAACGCCACGGGGGCACCACGTTCCCCCAAACAGGAGGGCAAAG ATGAGAGCGCCCCCCCGAAGTCCCCGTGGGGAATCAACATCatgaagaagacaaagaaggCCGGGCCCAAAGCTTTCGGCGTGCGGCTGGAGGATTGCCAGCCGGGCGTGATAAACAAG TTCATCCCGTTGATCGTGGAGATCTGCTGCGGCCTGGTGGAGGACATGGGTCTGGAGTACACAGGAATATACCGGGTCCCGGGGAACAACGCCATGGTGTCGGCGCTCCAGGATCAGCTCAACAAGGGATGCGACATCAACCCCGCAGAGGAA AAGTGGCAAGACCTCAACGTCGTCAGCAGTCTACTCAAATCCTTCTTCAGGAAACTTCCAGAGCCGCTCTTCACTAACG ACAAGTACAACGACTTCATCGACGCCAACCGGATGGACAGCACATCAGACAGACTGAAGACCATGAAGAAACTG ATCCGAGACCTCCCAGATTATTATTACCACACTCTGAAGTTCCTGGTTGTTCACCTGAAGACCGTAGCCGACAGCTCGGATAAAAACAAG aTGGAGCCCCGTAACCTGGCTCTGGTGTTCGGGCCGACTCTGGTTCGGACGTCTGAAGACAACATGAAAGATATGGTCACGCACATGCCCGACCGCTACAAGATAGTTGAGACGCTCATCCAACAT TGCAACTGGTTTTTCACTGAAGAGCAAGACAAGGACGAAAAG ACGCCGGTGGACACGCAGGACGTGCAGCCCGCCCCCAACATCGACCACCTGCTGCCCAACATCGGCAGGACCGGGGAGGCCTCAG ACTCAACCAACAGTGACTCGGCTAAATCAAAG GGCTCTTGGGGGTCAAAGAAGGACCTTTCACCCAAAGACTTCTTGACTCTGTCCATCATGTCGGCCGTTACGGGCCGCAAACGCAGGAAGCACGCCCGCCGCTTTGGTAGCAGCACCGATGACGACTCCGAGCACGAGCCAATCAAAGCCGGACATGtaggggcggaggaggaggaggaggaggaggcgggctcCCCTTTGGGAGACACTGCCCCCCGagcggagggagaggaggacgaggatgaagaagaagaggaagacgaggaagtTGTTGACAGCGGAGCGAAAGAGGAGATGCAGGCGGATATTCCCGGCCGGCCGCGCcgtgaagacgaggaggagggaggcgaggaggaggcaggaggaagaCCACCAGCCGCGTTGTTGCGCGAGGAGGAGGCgcgggtggaggtgaaggcTCCGGCGTGGAAAGCCCCGGAGGACGCTCGCTCCATCGTCTCCGGTTACTCCACGCTCTCCACGTTGGGCCGCAGCCTGGGGTCGGAGGGCAGGGGGGGCGACGCCGACGACGAGCACAGCGAGCTGGTGAGCGAGACGGACAACGAGAGCGGCTTCGCCTCGCGCTCCCTCACCCAGGAGAGGCCCGACAAGCACCCGGCGGCGTCCGACAAGCACCCGGCGGCGCCCGCCAACGCCCAGGCGGCCCCGCGCAGCTTCCTCTACACGCGCTACAaatcccccgtcccctcccccgGCAACCTGCTCGCCACGCCGGCCGCGCCCACGCCGGAGGCGGCGGATCGGGGCGAGGGAGGGGCGCGGTCGGTCACTCCcacgtcgtcgtcctcctccgccaCAACTCACAGGCTGCACTCCAGGCCGTCCTTCAACTCCCACAAGCTGATCCAGTGCGACACTCTGGCCCGGAAGAAGCTGAAGTCGGAGAAGGGCAAGGCGCGCTCCCCGGACCTGCCGGAGCTGTCCGGCGCCGACGGGGCCGTCCCCGGGGCCCGCGGCGCCCccaaagggaggagggagagctcTAGGACCAACCCCTCCTCGGGCAGCAGCCAGGAGAGCCTGGCCCGGCCCAAGCCCTCGCTGCCGCCCAGCGAGGCCGCCTCCTTCGCCCCGAGCGGCCCCGGCGGCCGGTCCCTGGCGGAGCACGTCCGGGCCCGCCTGATGGGCTCGGCCGACGACCTGCGCATCGTGGGACTGCGGAAGCCTCTGTCCCCGGAGACGCGCAGGAAGAGACGGGCCTGGCGCAGACACACCGTGGTGGCCTCGCCGACGGAGGTCTCTGACAAGAGACCCCAGCTGACTGTCAGCGacttccccctctcccccatcaCTCAGAGCCAGGTGAAAACTGCGGGGCCGCCGCGGGAGTCCGACGGGCTCGACCAAGGACCGGCGGCACGCCACTCGTCCACCTCGAGATTCCACCAGTATCTGTGA